The stretch of DNA TCTGCCCGGCCAGCGAGGCCATGTTGATGATCCGCCCGTAGCCGGCTTCGGCCAGGTGCGCACCCAATACCTGGCAGCCGAGGAACACGCTGCGCAGGTTGAGGCCGACCACGGCATCGAACTCTTCGGGGCTGATCTGCATCAGCGGCGTGGTCTTGGTGACGGCGGCGTTGTTGACCACCACGTGCAGGGCGCCGAAGTGCTCCAGCACCTGGGCCAGGGCGTGCTCGAAATCGGCCTTGCTGCCGACGTCGAGCTTGACCGCCAGGGTGCGCCCGCCCAGCTGCCTGGCGGTGGCCTGGGCCTGTGCCAGGTCACGGTCCGAGACCACCACATCGAAGCCTGCGGCGAGCAGCCTGGCGCAGAAGCGCTGGCCGAGCCCCTGGCCGGCACCGGTTACCAATGCGACTTGGTTCATGGCGTGCTCCTCAAAGGATGTAGCCGATACCGGCAAGGGTATCGTCGCTGTTGATCAGGCTGATCACCTTGCGGTGGATCTTGAAGCCGCCTTCGGCGCGCACCAGGGTGTAGGTCAGGTCGGCGCTGTAGTGCTTGAGGCTTTCCTTGCGGAACTCGCGGATGTTCTGCGCGGCCCGCACGGTGACGTTGACGCCGTCATCGGCCAGTACGCGGAAACGCGAGATCGTGCGCACGGTGCGTGGCTGCGGGCTGGTGGAAATCGACTCGCCGCCGATCAGCCGCTGCACGCGCAGGCCACGCATGTGGTGGTCGTCGTAGGCGTAGTTGAGGGTGTTCTCGTAGTCGGTTTCCTTCGGGTTGATCGGGATGATGTAGGTCCCTTTCCCGGTCCACAGGCTCAGCCAGGTGTCGTATTCACCGTGGTCGAGCATGTCGCCTTCCTGCCAGATGAACGCGGTGACTTCATTGAGCAATTGCAGGTTCATCATTTGGCCTCCGCAGTCATCATCTTCTTCCACTGCTGGTACGCCGCGCGCATGCCGGTTTCGGCACTGACGTCAGAGACCAGGCCGTCTTCGCTGGGCTTCTCGCCCGGCAGGCCGCGGTTGAGCATGATCCACAGGTTCTCGCCGGCATTGGCGCCTTTCTGCACCCGTTCCCAGGCTTCAGAGTCGTCCGGGGTGCCGAAGCCCATCGGGCCCTGGAAGTGCTCGTGCAGGCGCAGGCGGTAGCGGTTGGCTGCCGCCGGGCCGCCGTCCATGGTGATCACCGAGTGAT from Pseudomonas putida encodes:
- a CDS encoding SDR family NAD(P)-dependent oxidoreductase produces the protein MNQVALVTGAGQGLGQRFCARLLAAGFDVVVSDRDLAQAQATARQLGGRTLAVKLDVGSKADFEHALAQVLEHFGALHVVVNNAAVTKTTPLMQISPEEFDAVVGLNLRSVFLGCQVLGAHLAEAGYGRIINMASLAGQNGGTATGAHYAASKGAIVTLTKIFAKEFAARGVTVNAIAPGPIDSPAVHAAVPAERLQGLLANIPVQRLGDADFIGDLIVQLARPEAYFTTGATWDVNGGLFMR
- a CDS encoding aromatic-ring-hydroxylating dioxygenase subunit beta; translated protein: MNLQLLNEVTAFIWQEGDMLDHGEYDTWLSLWTGKGTYIIPINPKETDYENTLNYAYDDHHMRGLRVQRLIGGESISTSPQPRTVRTISRFRVLADDGVNVTVRAAQNIREFRKESLKHYSADLTYTLVRAEGGFKIHRKVISLINSDDTLAGIGYIL